One stretch of Zingiber officinale cultivar Zhangliang chromosome 6B, Zo_v1.1, whole genome shotgun sequence DNA includes these proteins:
- the LOC121991148 gene encoding vegetative cell wall protein gp1-like: MTPLKVPTSVAPVIPTPTVFTVPLAVPSAYPTPTPVEPTAYPTPPPPMPTAHPTPAPAAAVAPPPVPPPTVPPAAPTYVDPAVPLVAPAPAYAAALGMPPPAYPGVSPVVPTPVVPPVPAAIPTHLTDIVAARARLPALAELMKSRFTGLDGHLQVKLADFGSSSYLKTLDKALMIDSAQQRAFLDRKKKQMG; the protein is encoded by the exons ATGACTCCTTTaaaggtacctacctcggttgcaCCCGTTATACCCACCCCTACAGTATTTACGGTACCACTAGCGGTACCATCGGCATACCCGACACCTACTCCGGTCGAGCCCACGGCGTACCCGACACCACCGCCACCGATGCCTACTGCACACCCGACACCCGCACCAGCAGCAGCAGTTGCTCCACCTCCGGTACCACCACCCACCGTACCTCCAGCCGCGCCCACCTATGTTGACCCTGCAGTGCCACTAGTGGCACCTGCCCCAGCCTATGCAGCAGCACTGGGGATGCCTCCCCCGGCCTATCCAGGGGTATCACCTGTAGTACCaactccagtggttccgccagttcctgcagccatcCCTACTCACCTCACTGATATAGTTGCGGCACGAGCTCGGCTCCCAGCTTTGGCAGAGTTGATGAAAAGTCGATTCACA ggactggatggacatctgcaagtaaagcttgccgATTTTGGGAGTTCATCCTATTTAAAGACGTTGGACAAAGCCCTCATGATTGACTCAGCTCAGCAAAGAGCGTTTCTAGACAGGAAAAAGAAGCAGATGGGTTAG